In Pleurocapsa sp. PCC 7319, the following are encoded in one genomic region:
- a CDS encoding thioredoxin family protein, with product MVKTASTMLSLGTVAPEFKLPDVVSGEHISLATFADSQALLMMFICQHCPFVKHVQQELGQIGQDYSQQPLGIVAISANDVANYPDDSPAKLKQMAEALNFNFPLCYDETQEVSKAYTAACTPDFFLFDANQKLVYRGQLDDSRPGNNIPVTGQDLRRAIDAVLQGNAVDFEQKPSIGCNIKWKPGNEPEYFG from the coding sequence ATGGTCAAAACAGCTTCCACAATGTTGTCCCTAGGCACTGTTGCCCCAGAATTTAAATTACCCGATGTTGTATCTGGAGAACATATTTCTTTAGCTACTTTTGCCGATAGTCAGGCTTTACTGATGATGTTTATTTGCCAGCATTGTCCTTTTGTTAAGCACGTTCAGCAAGAATTAGGTCAGATTGGTCAAGATTACAGCCAGCAGCCTTTGGGAATTGTGGCAATTAGTGCTAACGATGTGGCGAATTATCCTGATGACTCTCCCGCAAAACTTAAGCAGATGGCAGAAGCATTGAACTTCAATTTTCCCCTTTGCTACGATGAAACCCAAGAAGTAAGTAAAGCTTACACTGCCGCTTGTACTCCTGATTTTTTTCTCTTTGATGCCAACCAAAAACTAGTTTACCGTGGTCAACTAGATGATAGCCGCCCAGGTAATAATATCCCCGTTACCGGTCAGGATTTACGACGAGCGATCGATGCTGTATTGCAAGGTAACGCTGTTGATTTTGAGCAAAAACCGAGTATTGGTTGCAATATCAAGTGGAAACCGGGAAACGAACCAGAATATTTTGGCTAA
- the hemL gene encoding glutamate-1-semialdehyde 2,1-aminomutase, with the protein MVFKTSFKTANSEEIFSAAQKLMPGGVSSPVRAFKSVGGQPIVFDHVKGAYIWDVDGNQYIDYVGTWGPAICGHAHPEVIQALHEALEKGTSFGAPCALENVLAEMVIDAVPSIDVVRFVNSGTEACMSVLRLMRAFTGRDKIVKFEGCYHGHADMFLVKAGSGVATLGLPDSPGVPKSATNNTLTAPYNDLETVKKLFANNPGQIAGVILEPVVGNSGFVTPDAGFLEGLREITKEHDALLVFDEVMTGFRIAYGGAQEKFGVTPDLTTLGKVIGGGLPVGAYGGRADIMSMVAPAGPMYQAGTLSGNPLAMTAGIKTLELLRKPGAYEQLDRITKKLSTGLLKVAQEAGHEVTGGSISAMFGMFFTGTEVHNYDDAKTSDMKKFARFHRGMLESGIYLAPSQFEAGFTSLAHTDEDIDKTLAAAKEVLSAI; encoded by the coding sequence TTGGTTTTTAAAACTTCCTTTAAAACGGCTAATTCAGAAGAGATTTTTAGTGCTGCTCAGAAGTTAATGCCTGGTGGCGTTAGCTCACCAGTGAGAGCTTTTAAATCTGTTGGCGGTCAACCAATTGTATTTGACCATGTTAAGGGTGCTTATATTTGGGATGTCGATGGTAATCAATATATTGATTATGTGGGCACTTGGGGACCCGCAATTTGTGGTCATGCCCATCCTGAAGTTATTCAAGCTCTTCACGAAGCTCTGGAAAAAGGCACGAGCTTTGGCGCTCCTTGCGCTTTAGAGAATGTCTTGGCGGAAATGGTAATTGACGCTGTTCCTAGTATTGATGTTGTGCGTTTCGTAAACTCGGGAACAGAAGCTTGTATGTCTGTCTTGCGTTTAATGAGAGCGTTCACTGGTAGAGACAAAATTGTCAAGTTTGAAGGCTGTTATCATGGTCACGCAGATATGTTTTTGGTCAAGGCTGGCTCTGGAGTAGCAACTCTTGGTTTACCAGATTCACCAGGAGTACCTAAATCGGCAACCAATAACACTTTAACTGCTCCATATAACGACTTAGAAACAGTAAAAAAACTCTTTGCCAATAATCCCGGGCAAATTGCTGGGGTGATTCTGGAACCTGTGGTAGGGAACTCAGGATTTGTCACTCCTGATGCTGGATTTCTAGAAGGCTTGCGAGAAATAACTAAAGAGCATGATGCATTGCTAGTTTTTGACGAAGTAATGACTGGTTTTCGCATTGCTTATGGTGGCGCACAAGAAAAATTTGGTGTAACTCCAGATCTAACTACCTTAGGCAAAGTTATTGGTGGTGGTCTGCCTGTGGGTGCTTATGGTGGACGCGCTGATATTATGTCTATGGTTGCACCAGCAGGTCCTATGTATCAAGCAGGAACTCTCTCTGGTAATCCCTTGGCAATGACTGCGGGGATCAAAACTTTGGAATTACTTAGAAAACCAGGTGCTTATGAACAGCTAGACCGTATTACTAAGAAGCTGTCGACTGGCTTATTAAAGGTGGCTCAAGAAGCTGGTCATGAAGTTACCGGTGGTAGCATTAGTGCCATGTTTGGTATGTTCTTTACAGGCACAGAAGTTCATAACTACGATGATGCGAAAACTTCAGATATGAAGAAATTTGCTCGCTTTCATCGCGGTATGTTGGAAAGTGGAATTTATCTTGCTCCTTCACAATTTGAGGCAGGATTTACCTCTTTGGCTCATACTGATGAGGATATTGATAAAACTTTGGCAGCAGCAAAAGAAGTTTTATCTGCAATCTAG